A window from Saprospiraceae bacterium encodes these proteins:
- a CDS encoding helix-turn-helix transcriptional regulator gives MKNNLRVERAIKNITQDELAKTIGVSRQAINSIEAGKYVPSTLLALKLSGYFGKSVNEIFMLEEGD, from the coding sequence ATGAAAAATAATCTAAGAGTAGAAAGAGCCATAAAAAATATTACTCAGGATGAGCTTGCCAAAACCATAGGGGTATCAAGACAGGCCATCAATTCGATTGAAGCAGGAAAATACGTTCCGTCAACGCTGCTGGCGTTAAAACTTTCAGGGTACTTTGGAAAATCAGTCAATGAAATTTTTATGCTGGAAGAAGGCGATTGA
- a CDS encoding S9 family peptidase: MKSICIPVFFLVTTLTTFAQLNVSVPFEKWISLKQAGGTIISPDGKNVIYNVTSTNWSDNSYDTEIWLSRNGQQPFQLTRTTKGSSSAGSFSPDSRWVSFLADRGNKNQLFLISVDGGEAFPITDEENGITSYKWNPNGDKFAFTKTESDSKKDKGMLSRYGAFSIEGEEYKLSHLWVLNFNLDSVLNAGLLPCYNSKSDSLRSNKTTPCFNMPKAMRLTEGDFTVSGFDWSPDGKQIAFNRQPNPLINASIHSDIAILNIGNKEVKTIIKNMGGDFFQNWSPDGKSVLYTSTLNDTISHYYKNNRVFIFNLEEGKSKEILTNVDENKSIYDWNPSGIIYGRNVKMKNKVFIYDPMSDTTQELETGMDLPGTVSSSKDGSLIAISGRNFDQLNEIWYGKKSEKLITVTNMTAQIKDWKVPKSEIISWKSKDGAEIEGVLIKPGDYDSKKKYPLLMVIHGGPTGIDRPEPTPGGVYPISQWCEKGALVLRVNYRGSAGYGEKFRSLNVRNLGVGDMWDVMSGIDHLNSKGMIDTSRMGCMGWSQGGYISAFLTTNTNRFKAISVGAGISNWVTYYVNTDITPFTRQYLQATPWSDMNVYLKTSPMTNINKASTPTLIQHGEFDRRVPIPNAYELYRGLQDRNIPSKLIVYKGFGHGINKPKERLAAIWHNWQWFNHFVFGEKMEELPVEEYD; this comes from the coding sequence ATGAAAAGTATTTGTATTCCCGTTTTTTTTCTAGTCACCACGCTCACGACATTTGCTCAGTTGAATGTATCTGTTCCATTTGAAAAATGGATCAGTCTCAAGCAAGCAGGAGGTACAATAATATCTCCCGATGGAAAAAACGTTATTTATAATGTCACCAGTACCAATTGGAGTGACAATAGCTATGATACCGAGATATGGTTGAGCAGAAATGGCCAGCAACCGTTTCAACTGACCAGAACAACAAAAGGCAGTAGCAGTGCAGGATCATTTAGCCCGGATAGCAGATGGGTGAGTTTTCTTGCAGACCGAGGCAATAAAAACCAGTTATTTCTGATTTCTGTGGATGGAGGAGAGGCATTTCCGATTACAGATGAAGAGAATGGAATAACATCATACAAATGGAATCCTAATGGAGACAAATTTGCATTTACAAAAACAGAATCTGATTCAAAAAAGGATAAAGGAATGCTGTCCAGATATGGTGCTTTTAGTATCGAAGGTGAAGAATATAAATTGAGTCATCTTTGGGTTTTAAATTTCAATCTGGACTCTGTACTAAATGCGGGGTTATTGCCTTGCTATAATTCAAAATCTGACAGCCTTAGATCCAATAAAACAACACCATGCTTCAACATGCCCAAAGCAATGCGATTGACCGAAGGTGATTTTACTGTATCCGGCTTTGACTGGAGCCCCGATGGCAAACAAATCGCTTTCAACCGTCAGCCCAATCCTTTGATCAATGCTTCCATCCACTCTGATATTGCTATATTAAACATCGGAAATAAAGAAGTAAAGACTATTATTAAAAATATGGGAGGCGACTTTTTCCAGAATTGGAGCCCTGACGGGAAATCTGTGCTTTATACAAGTACATTAAATGATACCATATCGCATTATTACAAAAATAATAGAGTATTTATCTTTAATCTGGAAGAAGGTAAATCAAAGGAAATTCTTACTAATGTTGATGAAAATAAGTCGATTTATGACTGGAATCCATCAGGTATCATCTATGGGAGAAATGTGAAGATGAAAAATAAAGTATTCATATATGACCCAATGTCTGATACCACCCAAGAGTTGGAGACCGGTATGGATCTGCCGGGAACAGTATCTTCAAGTAAAGACGGTAGTCTGATAGCAATCAGTGGACGGAATTTCGACCAGCTCAATGAAATATGGTATGGAAAAAAATCAGAAAAGTTAATAACTGTTACAAATATGACTGCTCAAATCAAAGACTGGAAAGTGCCAAAGAGTGAGATCATCAGCTGGAAAAGCAAAGACGGTGCTGAAATTGAAGGAGTATTGATTAAGCCTGGAGACTATGACTCTAAAAAGAAATATCCTCTTTTGATGGTGATCCATGGGGGTCCCACAGGCATCGACAGACCGGAGCCAACTCCCGGAGGTGTGTACCCTATCAGTCAGTGGTGTGAAAAAGGAGCACTTGTACTCAGAGTCAACTATAGAGGCAGCGCAGGTTACGGAGAAAAATTCAGATCTCTCAACGTTCGAAATCTGGGTGTAGGAGACATGTGGGATGTTATGAGTGGGATTGACCACCTCAATAGCAAAGGTATGATTGATACCTCCAGAATGGGATGTATGGGCTGGAGTCAGGGCGGCTACATTTCCGCTTTTCTTACTACCAATACCAACCGATTCAAAGCCATTTCAGTCGGCGCAGGTATATCCAACTGGGTCACTTACTATGTAAACACTGACATCACTCCGTTTACAAGGCAATATCTGCAAGCCACACCCTGGTCTGACATGAATGTATATTTGAAAACTTCACCCATGACAAACATCAATAAAGCATCTACGCCAACATTGATTCAGCATGGAGAATTCGATCGAAGAGTACCTATACCCAATGCCTATGAATTGTATCGTGGACTACAGGACAGGAATATACCTTCAAAACTAATAGTGTACAAAGGATTTGGGCATGGTATCAATAAGCCCAAAGAAAGACTGGCAGCTATCTGGCACAACTGGCAGTGGTTCAATCATTTTGTTTTTGGTGAAAAAATGGAGGAACTGCCGGTTGAAGAGTATGACTAA
- a CDS encoding S9 family peptidase has translation MRASFFSSILILFFVNISFQILSGQEPAKKQAMTPELLWKVQRVSGTGISKDGKNVIFRVSTPSVEDNKFSSKTYTVPVSGGQAAEINLTNAGLSDKNISPDGKFKITHKPVKVEPVHGYDFHPELKKSTAQIYTALDYRHWDTWNYGEFNHVIFGPVDAPDSTYTDIMKGEAYHSPQKPFGGDEDYIWSPDNKSIIYVSKKLSGTKAAQSTNTDIYQYDISTGKTINLTADNKGYDTYPLYSVNGDLAYLSMKTDGFEADKNDIKVISNGITTNLTARWDESVNSFIWAADGKNLYFIAAVDGTLQVFSVDFPGMTKKLPVVTQITKGDWDVNNIIGLSGDLLIVSRLSMNRAAEIYSFNLSNKTWIQLTDVNRELYSNIGACRTERRMVMTTDNKNMLVWVVYPPDFDPKKKYPALLYCQGGPQSALTQFYSYRWNLHLMASQGYIVVAPNRRGMPGHGVKWNKQISKDWGGQNISDLYSAIDHMAKEPFVDKNRLGAVGASYGGYSVFYMAGTHKNRFKTFIAHDGIFNTVSMYGTTEEMFFVNYDLGGPYWEKKTDVSMIGEIPVTNEIPNKSYTSFNPVNHVHKWNTPIYIIQGGKDYRVSDGQSMEAFTAAQIKGIKSKFLYLPDENHWVVKPQNSIVWQREFFKWLDETLK, from the coding sequence ATGAGAGCAAGTTTTTTTTCATCTATTTTGATTCTTTTCTTTGTCAATATCTCATTTCAGATTTTATCCGGGCAGGAGCCTGCTAAAAAACAAGCCATGACCCCGGAGCTGCTTTGGAAGGTACAGAGGGTTTCAGGTACAGGAATATCCAAAGATGGTAAAAATGTTATTTTCAGAGTGAGTACTCCTTCGGTCGAAGATAATAAATTCAGTTCAAAGACATATACAGTCCCGGTGAGCGGAGGCCAAGCAGCGGAAATCAATCTAACCAATGCAGGTTTGAGCGATAAAAATATTTCTCCCGATGGAAAATTTAAGATTACCCACAAGCCCGTCAAGGTTGAGCCTGTACACGGATATGACTTTCATCCTGAACTGAAAAAGTCCACAGCACAAATATACACAGCACTGGATTACAGACACTGGGATACCTGGAATTATGGCGAATTCAATCATGTGATATTCGGACCGGTCGATGCACCCGACTCTACTTACACAGATATCATGAAAGGGGAAGCTTATCATAGCCCTCAAAAACCATTTGGTGGTGATGAAGACTATATCTGGAGCCCTGACAATAAAAGTATCATTTACGTAAGCAAAAAACTTTCGGGTACAAAAGCTGCACAAAGCACCAACACTGACATCTACCAGTATGATATCAGTACTGGTAAAACGATCAACCTCACGGCTGACAACAAAGGATATGACACATACCCGTTATATTCTGTCAATGGTGATCTGGCTTATCTCAGCATGAAGACAGATGGCTTTGAAGCCGATAAAAATGATATAAAAGTGATTTCCAATGGTATCACAACCAATCTGACCGCCCGATGGGATGAATCAGTCAATAGTTTTATATGGGCAGCAGATGGGAAAAATTTATATTTTATTGCGGCAGTTGATGGTACATTACAAGTTTTTAGTGTCGATTTTCCGGGTATGACCAAAAAACTTCCTGTAGTGACTCAAATAACCAAAGGTGACTGGGATGTAAATAATATCATCGGACTATCAGGGGATTTGTTGATAGTTTCAAGACTGAGTATGAACAGGGCAGCTGAAATATACAGCTTCAATCTAAGCAACAAAACCTGGATCCAACTGACCGATGTCAATCGGGAACTATACAGCAATATCGGAGCATGTCGTACCGAAAGAAGGATGGTCATGACCACAGATAATAAAAATATGCTGGTGTGGGTAGTCTACCCTCCGGATTTTGATCCAAAGAAAAAATATCCGGCACTGCTATATTGCCAGGGAGGACCACAATCGGCATTGACACAGTTCTACTCTTACAGATGGAATCTCCATCTTATGGCAAGCCAAGGCTATATAGTAGTCGCTCCCAACAGACGCGGTATGCCAGGCCACGGGGTAAAATGGAATAAACAAATCAGTAAAGATTGGGGCGGACAGAATATCAGTGACTTGTACAGCGCAATAGACCACATGGCAAAGGAACCTTTTGTGGACAAGAACAGGTTAGGGGCAGTAGGTGCAAGTTATGGTGGTTACTCTGTATTTTATATGGCAGGAACACACAAAAATAGATTTAAAACTTTTATAGCTCATGATGGTATTTTCAATACAGTAAGTATGTATGGCACCACAGAAGAAATGTTTTTTGTCAATTATGATCTGGGAGGACCATACTGGGAAAAGAAAACTGATGTAAGTATGATAGGTGAAATCCCTGTGACCAATGAAATTCCCAATAAGTCCTACACTTCATTTAATCCTGTAAATCATGTACACAAATGGAATACACCTATATACATCATCCAGGGAGGTAAAGACTACAGGGTATCAGATGGTCAAAGTATGGAAGCCTTTACTGCAGCACAGATCAAAGGAATAAAAAGTAAATTCCTCTATTTGCCTGATGAGAACCACTGGGTTGTCAAACCCCAAAACAGTATAGTCTGGCAAAGGGAATTTTTTAAGTGGCTAGATGAGACTTTGAAGTAA
- a CDS encoding AAA family ATPase, whose translation MNNNLLYTWIDVQSQIQNFYSDKSKSTILKDVNYHAYWDGLNISYYGKPNKAKVIKDLNEIFKLRFTENSDPPFIELEGGIKFDVYLEEVENEDDIEQNLVKPILSSYSFVWSTINSEPVSRNNETPNLYAFHSFKGGVGRTLHALAFAIHLIKSNKKVLLIDADFEAPGISWIFSNCDISFADILAMYHGSNDKESVIDLASQVLEKEKVDKLYVLPAFRNLEEKIPFLDITPENIVQFDNDPFVMSKLVSDLGAKLQVDYVVLDLRAGLSELGAPWFFDPNIQKVFVTTLASQALLGTNMMFKSLSNFRQELNLEKGKEILPMLIFSQIPTNIVKEYEENWSDSYSNNGHLGLIRDSYKDAFLNMDDLESSDSYQDLTPNQILGSVLSPVTIFTKEYDSLKSLPNDWNEVRELIERSQLDEGIAKFAFNNPTVHVDVKDWEGSLKKLKEITDKEKFAETSTSSDFFINTSIKNIATTFKSDLPIAVVVGAKGSGKTFLFSQIFFLKYWSKFVDKILNVKQNDSGIILPITIPSNFTNQNTWSKIPESLQAINDNDLSNKNIWLDVIRPDIEKSLQQEFTVSEWRTKWLDYIAWAAGFKIGKANVILDFLEYIKSNKIQIVSIFDGLEDLFKDFNTEKKQQVSTAALLQDVPNWLATQSTKYLGVIVFIRRDLVTSSITQNSGQFLARYQDFELKWVKDEALKLIHWILNQYEIFNQSTIENWSVELSHASEEKLIQNLYKLWGMRMAKDSSNEAYTDKWVLGALANLNKQIQSRDIVRFLHYSSEKSLNNAPNKAIYPDRLLFPSEIKKAIDEVGREKLEEVKVENEPLKKVLNKLEDQSSVLKFPCKKEDLNSFTEKDIDILIENGVVKLHEGEYYMAEIFRKAMKFDYSRKGKPKVLYL comes from the coding sequence ATGAATAATAATTTATTATATACTTGGATAGATGTTCAATCCCAAATTCAAAATTTTTATAGCGATAAATCAAAAAGTACTATACTCAAAGATGTAAATTATCATGCATATTGGGATGGCTTAAATATTTCATATTATGGAAAACCTAATAAAGCAAAAGTAATAAAAGATTTGAATGAAATTTTTAAGTTAAGATTTACTGAAAATTCAGATCCACCTTTTATTGAATTGGAAGGAGGAATTAAATTTGATGTTTATTTAGAAGAGGTTGAAAATGAAGACGATATTGAACAGAATTTGGTAAAACCCATTTTATCAAGTTATTCATTTGTTTGGAGTACAATAAATTCAGAACCAGTCTCTAGAAATAATGAAACTCCAAATCTATATGCTTTTCATTCATTCAAAGGTGGTGTTGGTCGAACGCTTCATGCCTTGGCTTTTGCAATTCATTTAATTAAATCCAATAAGAAGGTACTCTTAATTGATGCGGATTTTGAAGCTCCTGGAATTTCATGGATTTTTTCAAACTGCGATATATCTTTTGCAGATATTCTGGCTATGTATCATGGTAGTAATGATAAGGAAAGTGTAATTGATTTGGCCAGCCAAGTCCTAGAAAAGGAGAAAGTTGATAAACTATATGTTTTACCAGCATTCAGAAATCTGGAAGAAAAAATTCCATTTCTGGATATTACTCCTGAAAATATTGTGCAGTTTGACAATGATCCATTTGTGATGTCAAAATTAGTATCTGATTTAGGTGCTAAATTGCAAGTGGACTATGTTGTTTTGGACTTAAGGGCGGGATTGTCAGAATTAGGCGCCCCTTGGTTTTTTGATCCGAATATTCAAAAAGTATTTGTTACTACATTAGCGAGCCAGGCTCTCTTAGGAACAAATATGATGTTTAAAAGTCTTTCAAACTTTAGACAAGAGCTTAATTTAGAAAAAGGAAAAGAGATACTACCGATGCTCATTTTTTCGCAGATACCTACCAACATTGTGAAAGAATATGAGGAAAATTGGTCTGATTCTTATTCAAATAATGGTCACCTTGGATTGATCAGGGATTCATACAAAGATGCTTTTTTAAACATGGATGATTTGGAAAGTAGTGATTCATACCAAGACTTAACTCCAAATCAAATTTTAGGGTCTGTATTAAGCCCGGTTACAATATTTACAAAAGAATACGATAGTTTAAAATCACTCCCAAATGATTGGAATGAAGTTAGAGAGCTAATCGAAAGAAGTCAATTAGACGAAGGTATAGCTAAATTTGCATTTAATAATCCAACTGTCCATGTAGATGTTAAAGATTGGGAAGGAAGTTTAAAAAAGTTAAAGGAAATTACTGATAAAGAAAAATTTGCTGAAACTTCGACTTCTAGTGATTTTTTTATTAACACTTCCATAAAAAACATTGCTACAACATTTAAAAGTGATTTGCCTATTGCAGTAGTTGTGGGTGCAAAAGGCTCTGGTAAAACATTTTTATTTTCTCAAATTTTTTTCTTAAAATATTGGAGTAAATTTGTTGACAAAATATTGAATGTTAAGCAAAATGATTCGGGAATAATTTTGCCAATAACTATTCCTTCTAATTTTACAAATCAAAATACATGGTCTAAAATCCCGGAAAGCTTACAGGCTATTAATGATAATGACTTAAGTAATAAAAATATTTGGTTGGATGTAATTAGACCCGATATTGAAAAATCACTTCAACAAGAATTCACAGTAAGTGAATGGAGAACAAAATGGCTCGATTATATTGCTTGGGCAGCTGGTTTTAAAATAGGTAAAGCAAATGTAATTTTAGATTTTCTTGAATACATCAAGTCAAATAAAATTCAAATTGTAAGTATTTTTGATGGTTTAGAAGACTTGTTTAAAGATTTTAACACAGAAAAAAAACAGCAAGTTTCTACAGCAGCTTTACTACAAGATGTACCCAATTGGCTTGCCACCCAATCTACAAAATATTTAGGTGTAATTGTATTCATTAGAAGAGACTTAGTAACTTCTTCAATTACCCAAAATTCAGGTCAGTTTTTAGCCAGATACCAAGACTTTGAGTTAAAATGGGTAAAAGATGAAGCATTAAAGCTTATTCACTGGATTCTAAATCAGTACGAAATTTTTAATCAAAGTACTATTGAAAATTGGTCTGTAGAATTGTCACATGCAAGTGAAGAAAAGTTGATTCAAAATTTATACAAACTTTGGGGGATGCGCATGGCAAAAGACAGTTCAAATGAAGCTTACACTGACAAGTGGGTATTAGGAGCTCTTGCTAATTTAAATAAACAGATTCAATCTCGTGATATTGTTAGATTTTTACATTATTCTTCCGAAAAATCTCTGAATAATGCACCTAATAAAGCAATTTATCCTGATAGATTGTTGTTTCCTTCAGAAATTAAAAAAGCAATTGATGAGGTAGGAAGAGAAAAATTGGAAGAGGTTAAAGTTGAAAATGAGCCGTTGAAAAAGGTATTAAATAAATTAGAAGATCAGTCGTCTGTTCTTAAATTTCCTTGCAAGAAAGAAGATTTAAACAGTTTTACAGAAAAGGACATAGATATTTTAATAGAAAATGGTGTAGTAAAACTCCATGAAGGAGAATACTATATGGCTGAAATTTTCAGAAAAGCAATGAAATTTGATTATTCCAGAAAAGGAAAACCAAAAGTATTGTACTTATAA
- a CDS encoding PhzF family phenazine biosynthesis protein: MTQKIYQVDAFTDKIFAGNPAAVCPLNKWLDDDLMQKIAAENNLSETVFYVKNGDNFDIRWFTPEVEVDLCGHATLAAAFVLFWHQGFSGDIIHFYSERSGPLSVKKNDNLLTLNFPTDEIHQMELTSDITLGFNISPVAVYKGKTDYMLIYDNEDQILQLMPDYTTIQQWPVRGVIVTAAGKHSDFVSRFFAPQSGVNEDPVTGSAHTSLTPYWSAKLNKNEMTALQLSSRGGYLKCTYLHDRVEISGKAKLYLKGEIFIV; encoded by the coding sequence ATGACCCAGAAAATATATCAGGTAGATGCATTTACTGACAAGATATTTGCAGGAAATCCGGCTGCAGTGTGCCCACTTAACAAATGGCTGGATGATGACCTTATGCAAAAGATTGCCGCAGAAAACAATCTGTCAGAAACAGTCTTTTATGTCAAAAACGGGGACAATTTTGATATCAGATGGTTTACACCTGAGGTGGAAGTTGATCTGTGCGGACATGCTACACTGGCAGCTGCTTTCGTATTGTTTTGGCATCAAGGTTTCTCAGGGGATATTATTCATTTTTATTCAGAACGAAGCGGTCCCCTTTCTGTTAAAAAGAATGACAATTTGCTTACTCTGAATTTCCCAACTGATGAGATACATCAAATGGAGCTGACATCTGACATCACCTTAGGATTCAATATCAGTCCTGTTGCAGTATACAAAGGTAAGACAGATTACATGTTGATCTATGATAATGAAGATCAAATTCTTCAGTTAATGCCGGATTACACTACTATTCAACAATGGCCGGTTCGTGGAGTTATAGTAACAGCGGCGGGAAAACATTCAGATTTTGTCTCCAGATTTTTTGCCCCGCAATCAGGCGTCAATGAAGACCCTGTTACGGGATCCGCACATACATCACTAACACCGTATTGGTCAGCAAAACTGAATAAAAATGAAATGACAGCTTTACAACTTTCTAGTCGCGGCGGCTACCTGAAATGCACTTACCTCCATGATAGAGTTGAAATAAGTGGGAAAGCAAAATTATACCTAAAAGGAGAAATTTTTATTGTGTAG
- a CDS encoding nucleotidyltransferase family protein, which yields MGRPKQLLQFGGTTLLQHTLDVVKTLKVDPVVIVTGAYHDKIIEVTVIGDLYFEYNESWQEGMTTSIVCGIKRLVSEAPEADAAIILMCDQPFLSAEILNEMIKTYHLSSKEIVQCQYGKASGPPVLFDKSLFASICALKEKNGARSIIKNNPDKVAHVSFPDGSIDIDTEDDYKLLL from the coding sequence TTGGGAAGACCTAAACAATTGTTACAGTTTGGAGGCACTACTCTTCTCCAGCATACTCTTGACGTTGTAAAAACATTAAAAGTAGATCCGGTGGTGATCGTGACAGGGGCATATCATGATAAAATCATTGAAGTGACCGTTATTGGTGACCTTTATTTCGAATATAATGAATCATGGCAGGAAGGCATGACTACATCCATTGTATGCGGTATAAAACGTCTCGTATCAGAAGCACCGGAGGCTGATGCTGCCATTATCCTGATGTGTGACCAGCCATTTTTGAGTGCTGAAATACTAAATGAGATGATAAAAACCTATCATCTTTCATCTAAAGAAATCGTACAATGCCAGTATGGCAAAGCATCCGGACCGCCAGTGCTGTTTGATAAGTCTTTGTTTGCTTCAATTTGTGCCCTTAAAGAAAAAAATGGTGCACGCAGTATTATTAAAAACAATCCTGACAAAGTTGCACATGTGTCATTTCCGGATGGTAGCATTGATATAGATACTGAAGATGATTATAAACTGTTATTATAA
- a CDS encoding FtsX-like permease family protein, protein MSSIVLGVAALVAINSFNYNLRNEIDREAATLLGADLAASTNKVAEPEILNILDSLPGEKAREMELLSMSYIPKTDETQFVRLKALEGDFPFYGKIKTDPVDAAKMYKNGPYALVDESLMLQHSLATGDSIKLGNMMFSIAGKLSGAIGSIGAASAVAPAIYLSIESLDSTGLVQPGSLVNYAYYYKVPQGFDVEKWKSSRKKLFRSESLRVETIEDRKENLNQAFGFLNNFLNLIAVVALLLGCIGVASSVFIYVKSKYNSIALLRCIGMKSDDAFLVYFIQIMSLGLLAVISGVIAGVAIQSLLPLILKDFLPVQVNMRISPTAISEGFAIGLVVTSLFSLIPLVNIRSVSPLRILRSSVEEGAASFSMIKIGLYLLILVALTLFMWLLTGSLITGALFVVGILLAYFILSGISVLVTSSLRKMIPEKAGFILKQGMSNLFRPDNQTQTIMVTIGMGTAVLTTMIILQSLLLNNVSLMDEGKQPNMILYGIETNQMKDLKAITTKYNLPVIQEVPIVTMKIDGWKGKTKAQWMADSTMNSKRWAANREARVTYRDTISEDEKLVSGDLRKYRGGNDSIFVSLGTTFAEALDVNLGDEVVFNVQGTRIVTYVGSLREIEFRNLSTRFFIVFPSGLLEQAPQFQVLVTKAPDNKTISAYRGEVVKTFPNISVVDLTTILESVNDILQKVAFIIRFMAIFSLLTGMIVLISSLLLSKYQRLKESILLRTIGATKSQILKINMTEYTILGSLSAGTGIVIAILAAFILTKFQLKLDFVIDWIPVIAVFLMVVIVTVVTGMFNSRSVVSSPPLEVLRKEEG, encoded by the coding sequence ATGTCATCCATCGTACTGGGGGTTGCTGCCCTCGTGGCTATCAATTCATTCAATTACAACCTGCGCAATGAAATCGACCGCGAAGCTGCTACACTGTTAGGTGCCGATCTTGCAGCATCCACCAATAAAGTTGCAGAACCCGAAATCCTGAACATCCTTGACTCCCTGCCGGGAGAAAAAGCGCGCGAGATGGAACTGCTTTCCATGTCCTATATTCCCAAAACGGATGAAACACAGTTTGTGCGACTGAAAGCGCTGGAAGGCGATTTTCCATTTTATGGCAAGATCAAAACGGACCCGGTCGATGCAGCTAAAATGTACAAAAACGGCCCTTATGCTCTTGTCGACGAAAGCCTGATGCTGCAGCACAGCTTAGCCACAGGTGACTCTATAAAGCTGGGAAATATGATGTTTTCGATCGCAGGAAAATTGAGCGGAGCCATAGGAAGTATCGGTGCGGCGTCTGCAGTAGCACCTGCCATCTACCTTTCCATTGAGTCATTGGATAGTACCGGTCTGGTACAACCCGGCAGCTTAGTCAATTATGCCTATTACTACAAAGTGCCGCAGGGTTTTGATGTAGAAAAATGGAAATCATCCAGAAAAAAACTGTTCCGTTCTGAAAGTCTGCGCGTAGAAACCATCGAAGATCGCAAGGAAAATCTCAATCAGGCATTCGGTTTTCTGAACAACTTTTTAAACCTTATTGCCGTGGTGGCACTGCTTTTAGGCTGTATAGGCGTGGCGTCCAGTGTATTTATTTACGTAAAATCAAAATACAACTCCATAGCACTGCTAAGGTGCATCGGGATGAAGTCAGATGATGCATTTCTGGTTTATTTTATTCAGATCATGTCATTGGGTTTGCTGGCAGTCATTTCTGGTGTGATAGCAGGCGTAGCCATACAAAGTTTACTGCCTTTGATTCTGAAAGACTTTTTGCCTGTTCAGGTCAATATGCGTATTTCGCCAACTGCAATATCGGAAGGCTTCGCTATAGGGCTGGTGGTGACATCTTTGTTTTCATTGATCCCACTGGTAAATATCCGATCTGTAAGCCCGCTTAGAATTCTCAGATCTTCGGTGGAAGAAGGAGCTGCATCATTCAGCATGATAAAAATCGGGCTGTATCTCTTAATCTTAGTGGCGCTGACCTTATTTATGTGGTTGCTTACCGGCTCATTGATTACAGGTGCACTTTTTGTGGTGGGCATTCTGTTGGCATATTTTATTCTTTCTGGCATTTCTGTATTGGTCACCAGCTCTTTGAGAAAAATGATACCGGAAAAAGCCGGATTTATTTTGAAACAAGGTATGTCCAATCTGTTCAGACCCGACAATCAGACGCAGACCATCATGGTTACTATAGGTATGGGTACTGCAGTTTTGACGACAATGATCATCCTTCAAAGTTTGTTGCTTAACAACGTTTCCCTGATGGACGAGGGTAAACAACCGAATATGATCCTTTATGGTATTGAAACCAATCAAATGAAAGATCTCAAGGCCATAACCACCAAATATAATCTGCCCGTCATTCAGGAAGTCCCGATCGTCACTATGAAAATAGATGGCTGGAAAGGAAAGACCAAAGCCCAATGGATGGCTGACAGCACCATGAACTCAAAAAGATGGGCAGCCAACAGAGAAGCGCGGGTAACCTATCGGGACACGATTTCAGAAGATGAAAAATTGGTAAGTGGTGATCTGAGAAAATATCGTGGTGGCAATGATAGTATTTTTGTTTCATTGGGTACCACGTTTGCTGAAGCACTGGATGTAAATCTCGGTGATGAAGTAGTTTTTAATGTTCAGGGTACAAGAATCGTGACTTATGTAGGTAGTCTGAGAGAGATAGAGTTCCGTAATTTGTCCACCAGATTTTTTATAGTATTTCCATCAGGTTTATTAGAGCAGGCCCCACAGTTTCAGGTGTTGGTCACCAAAGCTCCTGACAACAAAACCATCTCTGCATACCGCGGAGAAGTCGTAAAAACGTTTCCAAACATATCAGTAGTCGATCTCACCACTATCCTTGAATCAGTCAATGACATCCTTCAGAAAGTGGCATTTATCATCCGGTTTATGGCGATATTCAGTTTGCTTACAGGTATGATTGTATTGATTAGTTCACTTCTGCTCAGTAAATACCAAAGGCTGAAAGAGAGTATTCTTTTGCGGACCATCGGAGCCACAAAATCCCAGATTCTGAAGATCAATATGACTGAATATACCATACTTGGATCACTTTCAGCCGGAACCGGGATAGTAATCGCGATTCTGGCAGCCTTTATTCTTACAAAATTTCAGTTAAAATTAGACTTTGTAATAGACTGGATACCCGTGATAGCTGTATTTCTGATGGTAGTAATAGTGACTGTGGTCACGGGTATGTTCAATAGCCGTAGTGTTGTCAGTAGCCCACCGTTGGAAGTACTGAGGAAGGAAGAAGGTTAA